Proteins from one Methanobrevibacter thaueri genomic window:
- the glyA gene encoding serine hydroxymethyltransferase has product MANYHDEILRFEEIAKEHTQYMRNSINLIASENVTSVEVTEALATDFAHRYAEGQAFERFYEGCQYIDILEDKVKKLSCEVYDCDYANVQPVSGVTANLAAFFGYAKPGEKVMALEVPSGGHISHANVSAAGIRGLKTVFHPLDKNVMNIDIDAMNKKILEEKPKIVLFGGSLFLFPHPIKEAREAADEVGATVMYDGAHVLGLIAGGQFQQPLKEGADLMMGSTHKTFPGPQGGIILSHAENADTIDEAVFPGVVSNHHLHHLLGLGIATAEMLEFGEAYAKQTIKNAQALGQAMYERGFDVLCEDLGFTQSHQIAVDLTSVRSASDVAKELADNNVILNKNLLPGDDRDNSDDPSGLRIGTQEITRRGLKEKEMDEVAEFIKRVAMDKEDIADEVAEFMNQYTTLDYAFSDKDAYEYHKL; this is encoded by the coding sequence GCTTCCGAAAACGTTACAAGTGTAGAGGTAACAGAAGCGTTAGCAACTGATTTTGCTCACAGATACGCAGAAGGACAAGCATTCGAAAGGTTCTACGAAGGATGCCAATACATTGACATTTTGGAAGATAAAGTCAAAAAACTTTCATGTGAAGTATATGACTGTGATTATGCAAACGTTCAACCAGTATCTGGTGTTACAGCAAACCTTGCAGCATTCTTTGGATATGCAAAACCTGGAGAAAAAGTAATGGCTCTTGAAGTACCTTCAGGAGGCCATATTTCCCACGCAAACGTAAGTGCAGCAGGTATTAGAGGACTTAAAACAGTTTTCCACCCACTTGATAAGAATGTGATGAACATTGACATCGACGCAATGAACAAGAAAATTCTCGAGGAAAAACCAAAAATAGTCTTGTTCGGTGGAAGTTTATTCCTGTTCCCTCACCCAATCAAAGAAGCTCGTGAAGCAGCTGACGAAGTTGGAGCAACCGTAATGTATGACGGGGCACATGTATTAGGCCTTATTGCCGGTGGACAGTTCCAACAACCTTTAAAAGAAGGTGCAGACCTCATGATGGGAAGTACCCACAAGACCTTCCCAGGTCCACAAGGTGGAATCATCCTTTCCCATGCTGAAAATGCCGACACAATTGATGAGGCAGTTTTCCCAGGTGTTGTCAGTAACCACCACTTGCACCACTTGCTCGGTTTAGGCATTGCAACCGCTGAAATGTTAGAGTTTGGTGAAGCATACGCAAAACAGACCATCAAAAACGCACAAGCATTAGGTCAGGCAATGTATGAAAGAGGATTTGATGTTTTATGCGAAGACTTAGGATTCACACAATCCCATCAAATCGCAGTGGACTTGACCAGTGTCAGATCAGCATCAGATGTTGCAAAAGAATTAGCTGACAACAACGTGATTTTAAACAAAAACCTCTTGCCTGGAGATGACCGTGACAACTCCGATGATCCGTCCGGTTTAAGAATAGGTACCCAAGAAATCACCCGTAGAGGATTGAAAGAAAAAGAGATGGATGAGGTTGCTGAATTCATTAAACGTGTAGCTATGGATAAGGAAGACATAGCTGATGAAGTCGCTGAATTCATGAACCAATACACAACTCTGGATTACGCGTTCTCAGACAAAGACGCTTACGAATATCACAAATTATAG